One Helianthus annuus cultivar XRQ/B chromosome 12, HanXRQr2.0-SUNRISE, whole genome shotgun sequence genomic region harbors:
- the LOC118485133 gene encoding caldesmon-like: MIISGSAGSRNPEAGATPSFPEDDEAEEEDAGAQLIGRKRGRSEASRSEATTGVASAPTSVVIPVVGKTSKLRSLYKFSPEIKKKTPEKGVTFNEAAAKRPKITVKSTDTAAQDAAKAAEAQRKVEEGRKREEEKKRVAEEEKKKEEEERKNKEEERKRKAEEERLKKAEHERLAEAAKKKTLEKELEAKKAMDQPLKSQGPEVTNPTHSAPVLTSKGAGRHASSSASSGGAGGFNPNVVGAKDTVGDIYYKTYNEEERGDAPHQAPWSLKQKDTFHEFAPCREWFLNSFTPAEVNRQRAKPHEMLYRTFILGEANARAANHQIVREWRTMVRERADWEAYRERSLKRIAEFEKSKAALGEERAKFEADKRAEAWGREGLQKKLHNVEEQLAKEKAEFKRICAQDNERAYTARQKIVDLEAKVADLTAKVEEAQGEKAAKQQVEPKLFCRSPG, translated from the exons ATGATTAT CTCTGgaagcgcgggttctcgtaaccctgaAGCTGGCGCGACTCCATCTTTTCCTGAAGATGACGAAGCTGAAGAAGAAGATGCTGGTGCCCAGCTTATTGGGCGGAAGAGGGGTAGGAGCGAAGCCAGTAGGAGCGAAGCCACGACTGGTGTGGCTTCCGCCCCTACATCTGTTGTGATTCCCGTGGTTGGGAAAACGAGCAAGCTGCGCTCGTTATACAAATTTTCTCCTG aaatcaagaagaagacccctgagaagggtGTCACGTTCAATGAGGCTGCGGCGAAAAGGCCCAAGATTACCGTCAAGTCCACTGATACTGCTGCTCAGGATGCCGCGAAGGCTGCTGAGGCGCAGCGAAAGGTGGAGGAGGGTCGGAAGAGAGAGGAAGAGAAGAAGAGGGTTGCGGAggaggagaaaaagaaggaagaagaagagagGAAGAATAAAGAGGAGGAGAGAAAAAGAAAGGCGGAGGAAGAGCGTTTGAAGAAGGCGGAGCATGAGAGGTTGGCCGAGGCGGCGAAGAAGAAAACCTTGGAGAAAGAGCTAGAAGCGAAAAAGGCTATGGATCAGCCTCTTAAATCTCAAGGTCCTGAGGTTACAAACCCTACCCACTCTGCTCCTGTCCTTACTTCCAAGGGTGCGGGTCGACATGCTTCGAGCAGCGCGAGCTCTGGTGGTGCAGGGGGTTTTAACCCAAACGTGGTCGGGGCGAAGGATACCGTCGGCGATATCTACTACAAAACTTACAATGAAGAAGAACGCGGCGATGCTCCTCACCAAGCCCCTTGGAGCTTAAAGCAAAAAGATACATTTCATGAATTTGCCCCTTGCCGCGAGTGGTTTTTGAATTCGTTTACCCCGGCTGAAGTTAACCGGCAAAGGGCGAAACCCCACGAAATGTTATACCGCACCTTTATACTTGGAGAGGCCAACGCTCGTGCTGCCAATCACCAGATAGTTCGTGAATGGCGAACAATGGTTAGAGAGCGCGCCGACTGGGAGGCTTATCGTGAGCGCTCGTTAAAACGAATAGCTGAGTTTGAAAAGTCTAAGGCTGCTCTTGGTGAGGAGAGAGCCAAATTTGAAGCCGATAAGAGGGCCGAAGCATGGGGCCGCGAGGGCCTGCAAAAGAAACTTCATAATGTTGAAGAGCAACTGGCCAAAGAAAAGGCCGAGTTTAAACGTATTTGTGCCCAAGACAACGAGCGCGCCTATACGGCTCGACAGAAGATAGTTGATCTTGAGGCTAAAGTTGCTGACTTGACCGCGAAGGTAGAGGAGGCACAAGGAGAGAAGGCTGCTAAGCAACAGGTGGAG CCTAAGTTGTTTTGTCGGTCTCCAGGTTGA
- the LOC110895996 gene encoding F-box/kelch-repeat protein SKIP11, producing MLEERSFLVSDFSNKRDSTWVFMRNCRIEKIESHHEKRPLEIEDEEIIHPTKRVMTQIEDLSLAPVDQSDSNDQRQSGDETDSTSLFHAIGRDNSIDCLLKCSRFDYGSLASLNRTFRDLIRSGELYRLRRKHGIIEHWVYFSCHLVQWEAFDPIQRRWMNLPTMSSNTCFQFSDKESLAVGTELLVLGKEVLDHVIYKYSLLTNSWSSGRLMNEPRCLFGSASLGEIAIVAGGVDPNGRIVSSAERYDSESGEWERLPNMLKPRKMCSGVFMDNKFYVIGGIGGADTKPLTCGEEFDLGTREWKEIPNMSPVKTGGAANAPPATEAPPLVAVVDNELYAADCADMEVRKYDKQRKEWETVGRLPERADSMNGWGIAFRGCGDRVIVIGGPRTSGAGFIEVNSWVPRDGPPRWTMLGRKQSSNFVYNCAVMGC from the coding sequence ATGTTGGAAGAGAGATCTTTTTTGGTTTCAGACTTCAGTAACAAAAGGGATAGCACTTGGGTGTTTATGAGGAATTGCAGGATCGAAAAGATCGAATCTCATCACGAGAAACGACCATTAGAGATCGAAGATGAAGAAATCATTCACCCGACAAAGCGGGTGATGACTCAGATCGAAGATCTATCACTTGCCCCCGTTGATCAATCCGACAGCAACGATCAACGCCAATCGGGTGATGAAACCGATTCAACTTCCCTATTTCACGCCATCGGCCGAGACAACTCGATCGATTGTCTACTAAAATGCTCAAGATTCGATTACGGGTCCTTAGCATCACTCAACCGAACGTTTCGTGACCTAATTAGGAGCGGTGAGCTTTATAGATTAAGAAGAAAACACGGTATCATCGAGCATTGGGTTTATTTCTCGTGCCATTTGGTCCAATGGGAGGCTTTTGATCCTATCCAACGGCGTTGGATGAATTTACCGACAATGTCGTCAAACACATGTTTCCAGTTTTCCGATAAAGAATCATTAGCGGTAGGAACCGAGCTACTCGTGTTAGGGAAAGAAGTTCTTGACCATGTAATATACAAGTACAGTTTGTTAACTAACTCATGGTCATCCGGGCGGTTAATGAACGAGCCCCGATGTTTATTCGGGTCCGCAAGTCTCGGAGAGATTGCGATTGTAGCCGGTGGGGTTGACCCGAACGGAAGGATCGTGAGCTCGGCCGAGCGTTACGATAGTGAGTCGGGTGAATGGGAAAGACTTCCGAACATGCTTAAACCAAGAAAGATGTGTTCGGGGGTGTTTATGGATAACAAGTTTTACGTAATCGGAGGGATCGGTGGTGCGGATACGAAACCGTTAACGTGCGGCGAAGAATTCGATTTGGGTACTCGCGAATGGAAGGAAATCCCGAATATGTCACCGGTGAAAACCGGTGGTGCTGCTAATGCTCCGCCAGCCACTGAGGCACCGCCGTTAGTGGCGGTTGTAGATAACGAATTGTATGCTGCTGATTGTGCGGATATGGAAGTTAGAAAGTACGACAAACAACGAAAAGAATGGGAAACCGTTGGAAGATTGCCCGAACGGGCCGATTCAATGAACGGTTGGGGTATTGCGTTTAGGGGTTGTGGTGATCGGGTTATAGTTATTGGTGGGCCGAGAACTAGCGGGGCCGGGTTTATAGAAGTGAATTCGTGGGTCCCACGAGACGGGCCACCGCGATGGACCATGCTTGGGCGGAAACAGTCGAGTAATTTCGTGTACAATTGCGCGGTGATGGGCTGCTGA